The proteins below come from a single Natrinema sp. SYSU A 869 genomic window:
- a CDS encoding LysM peptidoglycan-binding domain-containing protein, whose amino-acid sequence MSGSGKLEKAQIMILNGKQKGETIGCKFNPNAYTLEKSVNYGELKATGSGASIMQFVDGNAETLSMELFFDTSDELDSNGSPDAERVDVRERYTKHIDTLLSVDGELHAPPVCRFVWGDGIDFTALVQRANKQFTKFLPSGVPIRARVNVVFMEYKTADYHKSEVSPESTDKTKVWTVTDGDTLWLIAAEEYGDSSHWRTIADHNDIEDPRAIEAGDKLELPPL is encoded by the coding sequence ATGAGCGGCAGCGGCAAACTCGAGAAAGCCCAAATCATGATCCTGAACGGGAAACAGAAGGGGGAGACGATCGGCTGCAAGTTCAACCCGAACGCCTACACGCTCGAGAAGAGTGTCAATTATGGTGAACTGAAGGCGACCGGATCGGGGGCCTCGATCATGCAGTTCGTCGACGGGAACGCGGAGACGCTGTCGATGGAGCTGTTTTTCGATACGAGCGACGAACTGGATTCGAACGGGTCGCCCGACGCGGAGCGGGTCGACGTCCGCGAACGATACACGAAACACATTGATACGCTGCTGTCGGTTGACGGCGAGTTACACGCGCCGCCAGTCTGTCGGTTCGTCTGGGGTGATGGAATCGACTTCACCGCCCTGGTCCAGCGTGCGAACAAGCAGTTCACGAAGTTCCTACCCAGCGGCGTCCCTATCCGCGCCCGGGTGAACGTCGTGTTCATGGAGTACAAGACAGCCGATTACCACAAATCGGAGGTGTCGCCGGAGTCGACGGACAAGACGAAAGTCTGGACGGTCACCGATGGGGACACCCTCTGGCTGATCGCCGCCGAGGAGTACGGTGACTCGTCGCACTGGCGGACCATCGCTGATCACAACGACATTGAGGACCCCCGTGCGATTGAGGCGGGCGACAAACTCGAGTTGCCCCCGCTATAG
- a CDS encoding contractile injection system protein, VgrG/Pvc8 family, with the protein MSTGTNIQPRYSPRFKVDIGDTKFQEPGGRIADLVVETTLDGADRFSFTLNFPFDEELGEFTGLTWDDFAVGTDVKIAMGYGGDGTLTPLLTGSIRSINAEFTTDRGPSVTISGYGLLWELMQGTRSDSWAEKTVGTAVEDVLSSYPFSTVDVSDASIKREKLIQDGQSDYRFLQQLAETYGFEFYAERDTVRFRPRSAKGDGDGPVAELWYGEALHDFYAEITQRKQVDEVEVRSWDEQNKSEIVATAGSTNAKYKEVFRVQAMSRDEAKRVAETKLNRFSDGVISGHGEADGTPEIRAGSVIRLEELGSRFSADYYVTEATHRMGSAGYRTSFEVTEVST; encoded by the coding sequence ATGAGTACCGGAACGAACATTCAGCCGCGCTACTCGCCGCGGTTCAAAGTCGATATCGGTGACACGAAGTTCCAGGAGCCGGGCGGCCGGATCGCCGATCTTGTCGTCGAGACGACCCTCGACGGCGCGGATCGGTTTTCGTTCACCCTGAACTTCCCGTTCGATGAGGAACTCGGCGAGTTCACCGGTCTGACTTGGGACGATTTCGCGGTCGGGACGGACGTCAAAATCGCGATGGGGTACGGCGGTGACGGGACGCTGACGCCGCTGTTGACCGGGTCGATTCGGTCGATAAACGCCGAGTTCACGACTGATCGGGGGCCATCGGTCACGATTTCGGGCTACGGCCTGCTCTGGGAACTCATGCAGGGAACCCGATCGGACTCGTGGGCGGAGAAGACGGTCGGGACGGCCGTTGAGGATGTGCTGTCGTCGTACCCGTTTTCGACGGTCGACGTCTCGGACGCATCGATCAAACGCGAAAAGCTGATTCAGGACGGGCAGAGTGACTACCGGTTCCTCCAGCAGTTGGCTGAGACCTACGGGTTCGAGTTCTATGCCGAGCGAGACACCGTCCGCTTTCGCCCGCGCTCTGCGAAAGGAGACGGCGACGGCCCGGTCGCCGAACTGTGGTATGGCGAGGCGCTCCACGATTTCTACGCGGAGATCACACAACGGAAACAAGTTGACGAGGTCGAAGTCCGGAGTTGGGACGAACAGAACAAATCCGAAATCGTCGCCACCGCCGGCAGTACGAACGCGAAATACAAGGAGGTTTTCAGAGTACAAGCCATGTCACGGGACGAAGCGAAACGGGTCGCCGAAACGAAGTTGAACCGATTCTCCGACGGCGTCATCTCCGGCCACGGTGAAGCCGATGGGACCCCAGAAATCAGGGCCGGCAGCGTCATCCGACTCGAGGAACTGGGGAGCCGATTCTCCGCGGATTACTACGTCACCGAAGCGACCCACCGGATGGGAAGTGCCGGCTATCGGACTTCCTTCGAGGTAACGGAGGTGTCTACGTGA
- a CDS encoding phage baseplate assembly protein V, translated as MRPSGFIDDGGTDDGGIRGVAVGIVTDNEDPKDLGRVKLRFPWRDADDESHWARIATEMAGSEYGTYFLPEIDDEVLVAFENGDIHKPFVIGSLWNGEQKPPQTNGDGNNDVREVRSRSDHVIAFDDADDGSITIQTTGGNEIVIDDSGSSETIKLRDESNDNSITLDSASGAVAIDAASEIKLSASTISLDGNSVEITGKSGVKIKGNGPINVDSKAKLALSGSVVDVNGTGMVKVKGKLITLN; from the coding sequence GTGAGGCCCTCCGGGTTCATCGACGACGGCGGCACGGACGATGGCGGTATCCGCGGTGTCGCCGTCGGTATCGTGACGGACAACGAGGATCCGAAGGATCTCGGTCGGGTAAAGCTCCGGTTCCCGTGGCGCGATGCCGACGACGAGAGTCACTGGGCGCGGATCGCGACCGAGATGGCGGGCAGCGAGTACGGGACGTACTTCCTGCCGGAGATCGATGACGAGGTGCTGGTCGCGTTCGAGAATGGTGACATTCACAAGCCATTCGTCATTGGGTCGCTGTGGAACGGCGAACAGAAACCACCCCAGACGAACGGCGATGGGAACAACGACGTTCGCGAGGTACGATCCCGGAGCGATCACGTGATCGCGTTCGACGACGCCGACGATGGCAGTATTACGATTCAGACGACTGGTGGCAACGAGATCGTGATCGATGACTCGGGAAGTTCGGAGACGATCAAGCTCCGCGACGAGTCGAACGATAACAGTATTACGCTCGATTCCGCCAGCGGCGCGGTCGCGATCGACGCAGCGTCCGAAATCAAACTCTCGGCGTCAACGATCTCTCTCGACGGAAACTCGGTGGAGATCACGGGCAAGAGTGGAGTCAAAATAAAGGGGAACGGCCCGATCAACGTCGATAGCAAGGCGAAGCTCGCGCTCTCCGGATCGGTGGTCGATGTTAATGGGACCGGGATGGTAAAAGTTAAAGGGAAGCTAATTACCTTGAATTAA
- a CDS encoding PAAR domain-containing protein, whose product MQPAARLGDQTAHGTPLTGTGSPNVLIGKRPAWRALADVHTCPLVTGTVPHVGGTVTKGSTSVLINKMPAARMGDTIVESGPPNTIASGCSTVMIG is encoded by the coding sequence ATGCAACCAGCAGCAAGACTCGGCGACCAGACGGCACACGGAACGCCGCTTACCGGGACCGGCAGTCCGAACGTCCTGATCGGGAAGCGACCCGCGTGGCGAGCGCTGGCGGATGTCCATACGTGTCCGCTCGTCACCGGGACCGTTCCACACGTCGGCGGCACCGTGACCAAGGGGAGTACGAGCGTCTTAATCAACAAAATGCCCGCTGCGAGAATGGGCGATACTATCGTCGAGAGCGGCCCGCCGAACACGATCGCGAGCGGGTGTTCGACGGTCATGATCGGCTGA
- a CDS encoding GPW/gp25 family protein: MSDEFLGTGWAFPVETDTRGSVRTSEAKDDIRESIRIILGTAKGERVMRPEFGCEIHDHVFSAATPATLNLIESSVREALVQWEPRIDIEDVDARTDDEAPNKVIIEIEYRVRTTNSLSNMVYPFYITEGDG, translated from the coding sequence ATGTCCGACGAGTTCCTCGGAACCGGCTGGGCGTTTCCGGTAGAAACCGATACTCGTGGATCGGTCCGAACGTCCGAGGCCAAGGACGATATTCGGGAGTCGATCCGGATCATCCTCGGAACCGCCAAGGGAGAACGGGTGATGCGACCCGAATTCGGCTGTGAGATCCACGATCATGTGTTTTCGGCCGCCACGCCGGCGACCCTGAACCTCATTGAGAGCAGCGTTCGCGAGGCGCTCGTCCAGTGGGAACCTCGGATCGATATCGAGGATGTCGATGCGCGAACGGACGACGAAGCGCCGAACAAAGTCATCATCGAGATCGAGTACCGGGTTCGAACGACGAATAGCCTCTCGAACATGGTGTATCCATTCTACATCACGGAGGGTGACGGATGA
- a CDS encoding putative baseplate assembly protein, whose product MSQRPTVDDRDRERLYDELRTFADQYTESWDPSTDDNATVLLRIFSQLGADVIRRLNDVPAKHRIAFLDALGFDRRPPQAARLPLTFQVSADIDRNVAIPGGTQAVAEPSDGSDQIFEIPQDNGFEATGASLMDVITVDPVADRIVDHGTVRAVDESVELFTGENVQEHVLYLAHGNLLTLEAGSPITITAETATDNTVLETDAIWEYYGKEDGTEGWHRLEEWADDESADDDIGLDLLQERLQSPASRPGDGDRLELRFRLPGTPVEHAVDGVESRWLRCRIDGDKPDPESFSLRLSSISASVSRDPSEDGLSPDSLLSNDVPLSTEGEGDVRPLGRLPQPPATFYIASEEAFTKRGGIVEVRFDPPTEPDMDADADEIDAATDADTLEEVDVDAGDDGADTSTADGVGVLGGPPELSWEYWTGSGWNRLTVLEDETNTLRRAGHVRFTVPEDIELTAVSGHENVWVRARLVSGNYGQPSFGVTDAGTRGSIVNSPDPPRFGDVSIHYDRGMQPFETIRTRNNAAISGDLTERESPISPFDELPEDTQALYLGFDGTLRNGPLTFFVPIKDVTYPRPFDPGMRWEYCTDPDTDEWSKLTVQDRTGGLTERGIVKLTFPESTTAFDRFGRRRHWIRVRVTQDEFDRQSDMDSRSARSTTEIDQSRDRTTAPPTLDGLYPNTQWAYNTRTIEDEVLGSSDGSHEQSFACAHAPVIDVGVWIDESETLSTSERRDLIAERPDDVRRVTDASGDVTECWIRWRQVSDFLESASTDRHYVVDRIDGTVSFGDGNRGRIPPAGQGNITVTYTTGGGRDGNVAANTITDLQSSISLADDVSNPKPADGGADAESMDALVERTTNQLKHRGRAVTPTDYERVANAAFRELSKVKCNPNGTDDAGGVTLLIVPHARREKPVPSMELKQRVRETVRERAPASLVESETSRIVVRGPSYAEVSVSVTVYTADSTGVSLLKGTVERRLDEFLHPLNGNGDEGWSFGEAPSVDALAEIVDGADHVADVIELGATIDVGGEQLSLSGRETAPPLPSDVLVCSGGHDVTVTMGADRS is encoded by the coding sequence ATGAGTCAGCGGCCGACCGTCGACGACAGGGATCGAGAGAGGCTGTATGACGAGTTACGGACTTTCGCGGATCAGTACACCGAGTCGTGGGACCCGTCGACGGACGACAACGCCACCGTCCTGTTGCGAATCTTTTCCCAGCTCGGTGCCGACGTCATCCGGCGGCTGAACGACGTCCCCGCGAAACACCGGATCGCGTTCCTTGACGCACTCGGATTCGACAGACGACCGCCACAGGCCGCACGGCTCCCGTTGACGTTTCAGGTGTCGGCCGATATCGATCGCAACGTCGCGATTCCCGGCGGAACACAGGCCGTCGCGGAACCGAGCGACGGATCCGATCAGATATTTGAAATTCCACAGGACAATGGGTTCGAAGCGACCGGCGCGTCGCTGATGGACGTCATTACCGTCGATCCCGTAGCCGATCGGATCGTCGACCACGGTACCGTTCGTGCCGTCGATGAGTCAGTCGAACTGTTCACCGGCGAGAACGTCCAGGAGCACGTCCTCTATCTGGCCCACGGTAACTTGCTGACTCTCGAGGCGGGATCGCCAATCACGATAACGGCCGAAACGGCCACTGACAACACTGTCCTCGAAACTGACGCCATCTGGGAGTACTATGGCAAGGAAGACGGGACGGAGGGATGGCACCGACTCGAGGAGTGGGCCGACGACGAGTCGGCCGACGACGACATCGGACTCGACCTTCTTCAGGAACGTCTCCAGTCTCCCGCTTCGCGACCCGGCGATGGCGATCGGCTCGAGTTGCGATTTCGACTGCCCGGAACGCCGGTTGAACACGCGGTTGACGGCGTCGAGAGTCGATGGCTCCGGTGTCGGATCGACGGCGACAAACCCGATCCCGAGTCGTTCTCACTGCGTCTGAGTTCGATCTCGGCCAGCGTCAGCCGCGATCCGAGCGAGGACGGTCTCTCCCCTGACTCGCTGCTTTCGAACGACGTCCCGCTCTCGACGGAGGGCGAGGGGGACGTTCGGCCGCTCGGTCGGCTGCCGCAACCGCCGGCGACGTTCTATATCGCCTCCGAAGAGGCCTTTACCAAGCGAGGTGGGATCGTCGAGGTGCGGTTCGATCCGCCGACCGAACCCGACATGGACGCGGATGCGGACGAAATCGACGCCGCGACCGACGCCGATACGCTCGAGGAAGTCGACGTCGACGCCGGCGACGATGGCGCGGACACGTCGACAGCCGATGGTGTCGGCGTGCTCGGCGGGCCACCGGAGCTCTCCTGGGAGTACTGGACGGGCAGTGGCTGGAATCGACTGACCGTCCTCGAGGACGAGACGAACACACTGCGGCGGGCTGGCCACGTCCGCTTTACCGTTCCCGAGGACATCGAACTGACGGCGGTGTCCGGCCACGAAAACGTCTGGGTCCGGGCCCGGTTAGTCAGTGGGAACTACGGGCAGCCGTCGTTCGGCGTCACCGACGCCGGCACGCGGGGTTCGATCGTCAATTCGCCCGACCCGCCGCGCTTTGGCGACGTATCGATCCACTACGACCGCGGGATGCAACCGTTCGAGACGATTCGGACGCGGAACAACGCCGCTATCAGCGGCGACCTCACGGAGCGGGAATCGCCCATTTCGCCGTTCGACGAGCTCCCCGAGGACACGCAGGCGCTGTATCTCGGATTTGACGGGACGCTCCGAAACGGTCCGCTCACGTTCTTCGTCCCGATCAAGGACGTCACCTATCCGCGGCCGTTCGATCCCGGAATGCGCTGGGAGTACTGTACGGATCCCGACACCGACGAGTGGTCGAAGCTCACCGTTCAGGATCGGACCGGCGGATTGACTGAGCGTGGCATCGTCAAGTTGACCTTTCCCGAGTCGACGACCGCGTTCGACCGCTTCGGTCGGCGACGTCATTGGATCCGAGTTCGGGTTACACAGGACGAGTTTGACCGGCAATCGGACATGGACTCGCGGTCGGCGCGGTCGACCACCGAGATCGATCAGTCTCGAGACCGAACGACGGCACCGCCGACTCTCGACGGACTGTACCCGAACACGCAGTGGGCCTACAACACCCGGACGATCGAGGACGAAGTCCTCGGCTCGAGCGACGGGTCGCACGAGCAATCGTTCGCGTGTGCCCACGCGCCGGTCATCGACGTCGGCGTGTGGATCGATGAATCCGAGACGTTGTCTACCAGCGAACGGCGCGACCTGATCGCGGAGCGGCCCGACGACGTTCGGCGCGTCACCGACGCGAGCGGCGACGTGACGGAGTGTTGGATCCGGTGGCGACAGGTCTCGGACTTCTTGGAGTCGGCGTCGACGGACCGCCACTACGTCGTCGACAGGATCGACGGGACCGTCAGCTTCGGTGACGGAAACCGGGGTCGGATCCCCCCGGCTGGACAGGGGAATATCACGGTCACGTACACGACCGGCGGTGGGCGCGACGGAAACGTCGCAGCCAACACGATTACCGACCTGCAGAGTTCGATATCGCTGGCCGATGACGTCTCGAATCCGAAGCCTGCTGACGGCGGCGCTGACGCCGAATCCATGGACGCACTCGTCGAACGTACGACGAACCAGCTCAAACATCGCGGTCGTGCGGTCACGCCGACCGACTACGAGCGAGTGGCAAACGCGGCGTTTCGCGAACTGTCGAAAGTCAAGTGTAACCCGAACGGGACTGACGACGCCGGTGGCGTTACTCTCCTGATCGTTCCCCATGCACGGCGGGAGAAACCGGTCCCGTCGATGGAGCTCAAGCAACGCGTTCGTGAGACGGTACGCGAACGTGCACCCGCCTCGCTCGTCGAGTCCGAGACGTCCCGGATCGTCGTCCGCGGGCCGAGTTACGCCGAGGTGTCGGTCTCGGTCACGGTCTACACGGCCGACAGTACGGGCGTCTCGCTGCTCAAAGGTACCGTCGAACGACGACTCGACGAGTTCCTGCATCCCCTCAACGGGAACGGGGATGAGGGGTGGTCCTTTGGTGAGGCACCCTCAGTGGACGCGCTGGCCGAAATCGTCGACGGAGCGGACCACGTCGCCGACGTGATCGAATTGGGCGCAACGATCGACGTTGGGGGTGAGCAGCTGTCCCTGTCCGGGCGCGAGACGGCGCCACCCCTTCCGTCGGACGTGCTCGTCTGCAGCGGCGGTCACGACGTGACCGTCACGATGGGGGCGGATCGCTCGTGA